In Arthrobacter sp. SLBN-112, a genomic segment contains:
- the rpsA gene encoding 30S ribosomal protein S1 — translation MTITSTEKPGTPVVAINDIGTAEDFLAAVDATIKYFNDGDLVEGTVVKVDRDEVLLDIGYKTEGVIPSRELSIKHDVDPGDVVSVGDQVEALVLTKEDKEGRLILSKKRAQYERAWGDIEKVKEEDGVVTGTVIEVVKGGLILDIGLRGFLPASLVEMRRVRDLAPYIGQQIEAKIIELDKNRNNVVLSRRAWLEQTQSEVRSTFLNKLEKGQVRPGVVSSIVNFGAFVDLGGVDGLVHVSELSWKHIDHPSEVVEVGQEVTVEVLEVDLDRERVSLSLKATQEDPWQTFARTHALGQVVPGKVTKLVPFGAFVRVEDGIEGLVHISELAVRHVELAEQVVSVGDELFVKVIDIDLERRRISLSLKQANEGVDADSTEFDPALYGMAAEYDEEGNYKYPEGFDPESNEWLEGYENQRAAWEQQYADAQTRWEAHKKQVAQHAADDAAAATSGDSDSGATSYSSEPAATDSGAGTLASDEALAALREKLTGN, via the coding sequence ATGACCATCACCTCCACCGAGAAGCCCGGTACCCCCGTAGTCGCCATTAACGACATCGGTACCGCTGAGGACTTCCTCGCAGCTGTCGACGCCACCATCAAGTACTTCAACGACGGAGACCTCGTCGAAGGTACCGTCGTCAAGGTCGACCGCGATGAAGTCCTGCTCGACATCGGTTACAAGACCGAAGGTGTCATCCCCTCCCGCGAGCTGTCCATCAAGCACGACGTTGATCCCGGAGACGTCGTCTCCGTTGGCGATCAGGTCGAAGCCCTGGTGCTCACCAAGGAAGACAAAGAAGGCCGCCTGATCCTCTCCAAGAAGCGCGCTCAGTACGAGCGTGCCTGGGGCGACATCGAGAAGGTCAAGGAAGAAGACGGTGTTGTCACCGGTACCGTCATCGAGGTTGTCAAGGGTGGTCTTATCCTCGACATCGGCCTGCGCGGCTTCCTGCCCGCATCCCTGGTCGAGATGCGCCGCGTGCGCGACCTGGCTCCGTACATCGGTCAGCAGATCGAAGCCAAGATCATCGAGCTGGACAAGAACCGCAACAACGTTGTGCTGTCCCGCCGTGCCTGGCTCGAGCAGACCCAGTCCGAGGTCCGCTCCACCTTCCTCAACAAGCTGGAAAAGGGCCAGGTCCGTCCCGGCGTCGTTTCCTCCATCGTCAACTTCGGTGCCTTCGTGGACCTGGGCGGCGTAGACGGCCTGGTTCACGTTTCCGAGCTGTCCTGGAAGCACATCGACCACCCCTCCGAGGTTGTCGAGGTTGGCCAGGAAGTCACCGTCGAGGTTCTCGAGGTGGACCTGGACCGCGAACGCGTTTCCCTGTCGCTCAAGGCTACGCAGGAAGATCCGTGGCAGACCTTTGCCCGCACCCACGCCCTGGGCCAGGTTGTCCCGGGTAAGGTCACCAAGCTGGTTCCGTTCGGTGCGTTCGTTCGCGTCGAAGACGGCATCGAAGGCCTGGTCCACATCTCCGAGCTCGCCGTGCGCCACGTTGAGCTGGCCGAGCAGGTTGTCTCCGTTGGCGACGAACTGTTCGTCAAGGTCATCGACATCGACCTCGAGCGCCGCCGCATCTCGCTGTCCCTCAAGCAGGCCAACGAGGGCGTCGACGCTGACAGCACCGAATTCGATCCCGCCCTGTACGGCATGGCCGCAGAGTACGACGAAGAGGGCAACTACAAGTACCCCGAGGGCTTCGACCCCGAGTCCAACGAATGGCTCGAGGGCTACGAGAACCAGCGCGCAGCCTGGGAGCAGCAGTACGCTGACGCCCAGACCCGTTGGGAAGCACACAAGAAGCAGGTTGCCCAGCACGCTGCCGACGACGCTGCAGCAGCAACGTCCGGTGACAGCGATTCCGGCGCAACCAGCTACTCCTCCGAGCCTGCTGCCACCGATTCCGGTGCCGGCACCCTGGCTTCGGACGAGGCACTTGCTGCCCTGCGTGAGAAGCTGACCGGCAACTAA
- a CDS encoding GNAT family N-acetyltransferase: MNAPRDVTIVDVDAAVADRLLGLAKRDASPDEVAPPLGGPGWNLERTAWFFSYHHAAAAGLDGPAAEKSWAVFSGGDVAGSIRLKREPHPDRLSAETGIWLGRSYRSRGIARAAFALVLAEARLAGLQRVTARTLAGNLSAQRLLEEAGAVLTPDDDGTVHAVVDL; this comes from the coding sequence ATGAACGCCCCGCGTGACGTGACCATCGTGGATGTGGACGCAGCGGTCGCGGACCGGCTGCTCGGACTGGCCAAACGCGATGCCTCCCCCGATGAAGTGGCTCCCCCGCTCGGAGGCCCGGGCTGGAACCTTGAGCGCACCGCCTGGTTTTTCAGCTACCACCACGCCGCAGCCGCCGGGCTTGATGGACCCGCGGCGGAGAAGTCCTGGGCGGTGTTCAGCGGCGGTGATGTGGCAGGGTCCATCCGGCTCAAGCGGGAACCCCACCCGGATAGGCTTTCCGCCGAAACCGGCATCTGGTTGGGCCGGAGCTACCGCTCCCGCGGGATCGCCCGCGCCGCCTTCGCGCTCGTCCTCGCAGAAGCCCGCTTGGCGGGCTTGCAGCGCGTCACCGCCCGCACCCTGGCCGGGAACCTCAGCGCCCAGCGTCTCCTGGAGGAAGCAGGCGCCGTCCTGACGCCCGACGACGACGGAACGGTCCACGCCGTCGTCGACCTTTGA
- a CDS encoding YigZ family protein, translating to MHAQDSRTTTYTTLQAGRDFRYELEIKRSRFITVLRRAGTEDEARDLVAGLRREFHDARHHCSAFVIGPDRTIQRSSDDGEPAGTAGIPMLEALLKRETAPGATDLSDISAVVVRYFGGVLLGAGGLVRAYSESVSASLELAPLIRRSRLRICCTAVPHAGAGRLENDLRAAGLVMAETTYQDRLTVLRVAVPDHPEAIAAATERIQQLTSGSAALTPEGTEWIDERPA from the coding sequence ATGCATGCGCAAGACAGCAGGACCACCACTTACACCACGTTGCAGGCCGGGCGGGACTTCCGGTACGAGCTGGAGATCAAGCGGTCCAGGTTCATCACCGTCCTCCGCAGGGCCGGCACGGAAGATGAGGCCCGGGACCTCGTCGCCGGACTCCGTCGCGAGTTCCACGACGCCCGCCATCATTGCTCCGCGTTCGTCATCGGCCCGGACCGCACCATACAGCGCTCAAGCGACGACGGCGAGCCTGCCGGCACCGCCGGGATCCCCATGCTCGAAGCCCTGCTGAAGAGGGAAACGGCGCCCGGGGCGACGGACCTGAGCGACATCAGTGCCGTCGTCGTCCGCTATTTCGGCGGTGTGCTGCTGGGCGCGGGCGGACTGGTCCGCGCCTATTCGGAATCGGTCTCCGCGTCCCTGGAGCTGGCACCCCTGATCCGCCGCAGCAGGCTGCGGATCTGTTGCACGGCGGTGCCCCACGCCGGAGCCGGACGGCTCGAGAACGACCTGCGCGCCGCCGGCCTGGTCATGGCGGAGACGACCTACCAGGACCGCCTCACAGTACTGCGCGTTGCCGTACCCGACCATCCCGAAGCCATTGCGGCCGCAACAGAACGGATCCAGCAGCTGACCTCGGGGTCCGCCGCGCTGACTCCCGAAGGAACGGAGTGGATTGATGAACGCCCCGCGTGA